From Salinirubellus salinus, the proteins below share one genomic window:
- a CDS encoding cupin domain-containing protein, producing the protein MYLPPEIENPVTGERIEFDESASNDERLVWDETRPAKLDPPPIHYHPDTEERFEVRAGRLIVERDGEKHTVRAGEEVVIPPGTPHVSYTESETAHFRREVTPPGHWREALTARFAAVHAVGELSGVTGLLQTVLLAQTYPDVVVPAQPPRSLQRVLFPVLAAIGRAAGLKSPHPYPHNEFDDQDGNRPTMPP; encoded by the coding sequence ATGTATCTTCCCCCGGAGATCGAGAACCCGGTGACCGGTGAGCGAATCGAGTTTGACGAGTCCGCGTCCAACGATGAGCGGCTGGTCTGGGACGAAACGCGGCCGGCGAAACTCGATCCACCACCGATACACTATCACCCCGACACCGAGGAACGGTTCGAGGTTCGTGCGGGACGGCTGATCGTCGAAAGAGACGGGGAGAAGCATACTGTCAGAGCCGGAGAGGAAGTAGTCATTCCACCGGGGACACCTCACGTGTCGTACACCGAGTCGGAGACGGCCCACTTCAGACGCGAAGTGACACCGCCCGGCCACTGGCGGGAGGCTCTGACCGCGCGGTTTGCTGCCGTCCATGCGGTCGGTGAACTATCCGGCGTGACCGGTCTTCTTCAGACGGTCCTGTTAGCCCAGACGTATCCGGACGTAGTCGTTCCAGCGCAACCGCCACGATCTCTCCAGCGTGTCCTGTTTCCCGTTCTCGCTGCGATTGGCCGGGCCGCAGGTCTGAAATCTCCCCACCCCTACCCTCACAACGAGTTCGACGACCAGGACGGCAACAGACCCACGATGCCCCCCTAA